GAGCATCTTAAAGGTAACGATGCGCGCAAGTGCAACAGCTGGATCTAACCCCAACACACATGACGTCCaaaccaaactccattcaaaaaaatcccaaatttcaTAATGGCTTGACGCTTGCCTGCAGAAATTCACGGGGATATTGAGGAGCACCAACAATCTTTTTGCCATTTGATAAAAGACTCAAAATTCGGCATGCATCCAAACACCAAGCAGAATTCTATTTCCAAAAGAGTCCACTTTTAAAGCTAATTCCCTTTTTCCAAAAAATGTGGTTTTGATCTTAAATCTCTGCAATCTTAATGTAACTGTTAATTTCTTGAATTTAGTTCTGGTTCCCTGCTCAGCCATTATCAgctgtttctgattttttttttaatttttttttttacatttcataaatTTGTTCATCTCCCCCAGTAACTGCAGACACTGATAAatcactgatttgttttgtttttcagtcacagTATTGTGACTGAAAGACTGAATGACCATCAGGTTGGGGGAATAATCTCAATATGTTGCATCCTGTTTCAGAGCAGCTGGTCTACATGAGCTCCACTGTCTCCATCCACAGGACACATCTACAACTACATAACACTGGGAGAAACATGGAGCTCCTGGGCTTCAGATATATGAGCAATGATGTGTATtaatatgaaaacatgaatgagtAACTGTGTAAGAATTCATGAACTCAAGCTGATCAAATGATGTGATGTAACATTCTATGTTTGACTGGTTTTCAAGGCCTTGATTGTGGAAAATGCTATTTTAATGTAAGATTCCTTCAGAACCTGCAGAAACCCTGCATTTAAAGCcgcaatcaatcaatcaatcaatcaataaacaaactaaaaactaaaagctTGTTTTCGGTCTTTATTTTGCAGCTGCTTTTACAGTGAATTTACACCATGTCCAAACAAACCACCAAATTTTTAATTACTATAATTAATATCTTTTAAATAGAACATTTGCCTTGGCTTTGGAGTTCatgtacatttgcattttataataatacattttcatatatatttcaacactttaaacacacattCTGTGTTGAAACATGGCTTTACAGTCCATCAGCAGCACAAAGTTTGTACAGTGACGTCAAATTAAAAAACGCAAAACCACAAACGATAATACTTGGTGCTCTTCACGTGAGGTATAACTTATGACCTGAACTTTCTATATGTGTCTAAGCCGACTAAAAACACCGCCTCTACCacaaataaagaacagtagAAATTTCAAAAAAGCATAAACCGAACAACGTCCCTCCAGTGTGACGGTCACCGTTTAATCGACACCAAAATATTCACAGAAATCacaataaatgaagaaaaagatcaGCAAACACTGAGACTCCGAGGTCACGGAAGGAATAATTAAGCATTAACGTTCTCTGTGAAGACTTTTAGTCCAGTCTGACATTTTTTCATTAGCAGGAACAGGATGAAGCCTCAGGCTTTTGGTCCGTGCTGCGCTGATTTCAGGGacaatttcatcttcagcaATCCACAAATTAACAAcgaaagcaaaacaaataaaggtgGAATAAAGGTGTATTTTACTCGTGAGTGAGaattttaattctttgttttatcATTCCATCTCACAGCTTTGTTCTTCTCTGTTCTTCAGTTTATTAAGAAAAATCCTCATTAACTTTTCATGGAacttttgacctctgaccttctggAAAAAAGCTGCAAGGCATCTGGACCAAAATCCAGTGTTTCTTAATAACTTGCTAAAATTCTGGGCTGCAAACACATGGTTTGCaaatgatgattattttcattatcaatgaatgttttgtttattctcAATCACAGAATCATTTGGTCCACGAAACTGGAAAAACGATCGTCTGTCAAACTGCTTGCTGTGACTCACGTCATATTTAAATCACCTCAGTTCAAGTCAACACAAAGTCTCCCGCCCCCTTTAGAAAGTACgaataaataaaaccacagtcaaactgctgctgaactCTTGGTTCTCACCCACCCCTCCTGACCTCTCACTGCTTCTTCACGGTTTTCTCTCGCTCGGCAGCGTCCATGGCGGCCATGTTCTGGGAGGCGGTGATGAGGTGCAAGAGGCTGATGCCAGACTTCAGCAGGCAGATCGTCCCGCAGAGTCCCAGCAGCCAGTAGAAccaggctgcagcagaaaacacagacacacagcaacactcacCCACCATAAAAACtcagaaatgaatatttatcaaAGGACTCGCTTTAAAAACAGTCCCGCTGCCTTTACCAGCTGTGGTTTATTCTATTTAGAGACGTATTCCAACTAAACAGAGACCACGAGACCCGGCCGGTGGGAGGAACATGCTCACGACCCTGCTCActaagaaacacacaaaccattttgttctgtttgttactGCCGTGTTGATCTGAGCGGGTCAGGGTGAGGACAAAGACGATCTTACCGACAGGTTCCGGGACGTGATAGAGAACGTAGAGCAAGCAGAAGAAGAGCTCGTTCCCCATGCACATCACAAACAGCACCGGCTGCAGGAGACAAAGCTGAGTCAGTGTCCTGGGTTTTATATCAGCAcaggtctttgtgtgtgagtgtgtgagaggcagAGCTCCTGACCTTGGAAGTGTAGTAGACTCTGAGGACAGGGTTGCCAGAGAGGTCGATGGTCTTGTGACTGGCTGATCCTTTTATCGTAGAgctgaggaggacgaggagagaAACGTGAAGCGAGGTGAAAAGCGTATGAAGCCCTGCAGGAGCCGCGTTagaagaaaatatttctgtACATGTAACAGGTTCATAAACTGAGGGTCTGAACGTCTGAGGCATGTAAACGCTTTTTCATCAACTCAAAAACTGAGAGTTAAACAtcaaatctgtgtgtttgtgacaaaaGTTGGACTTAATACGCtcagctgaaacacagacagtaaaGAAGCAGCAGGTTAAATCCACCTCCTGATGCTGCTTCACTGAACCACACCACATGATGCTCACATGGAAAACTGCAGCTACTTTTAGCTCGAGGACTGAATGTAGAAAAAAGGCTTCTGTAGTAGCACAGGTGAAGGTTCTGATGACGCACCTGTGCAGGTGCAGCCAGTGGCTGGCAATGTCCAGACACATGCTGAGCTGGAACAGGAAGGTGTAGGAGGGGTAGAGCAGGGACAGGTTCACCAGCAGACACATGGTGGCACAGCGGTCTGTCAACATGTCCAACATGGCTCCAAACTTAGTGGCTGATAGAAAACaccagaggacacagagagtcaGGAACATGAGGTCTGAGAAAGACTGGATCCTGTTCAGCAGAAAGACCCGATCCAAAGTCTGTGTCAGCAGAGTGCGAGGCTGTGGCCTTTTACAAAGATTAACTGTGTGTAAAAACATAACGTCCTGTGTAAAagccaccaaacacacacacacacacacacacacaggtacatacaCTGATTGAGTGCCCGTGCAGCGTGGCCGTCAAAGGCATCGAGCAGAGCGCTGAGCAGGTAACAGAAGACCGCCGGCCATGGACAGCAGGGCATCAGGTAGAAGGACAGTAAGGCCAACACCACGCGGGCGTAACCTGCAGGGACGAGGACAGGACGAGTTTTTACCGACTTCACTCAAATCAGACACAACAAGCTCCTTCCACAGGCGAAGaatcagacaggaagtgtgagCGTAGAAAGAGAAGAGGGCGATGACTTGGAACTAATGTCCCAGTCAGATTCAAACTGTCACTTCCCGTCGTCTTTGCCTGCTGTCTGTAATAAAATCAAACATTAACTGAACATAGTTTTATTCAAACACTGAACCTTCTGCtaatttcttctcttctgtggGAAAAACATGGAGattattctgttttcattccaGAGTTTATTACAGCAGATTGTAAGATTATGATAAtccaatcaattaatcaattaatcaaataatcgttgcagctctaattatattacagaaaagacaggaagtgatttttatttaaacaacatTTAGTTTATAAATTGTCTTATAATGATGGAAAATAGTCATCACAGGTAACCAGAGCTTTTACCAAACTGATGCTGGAACCTGAACATGtttaatatttcagtctgacCATGAAATGAACCATTCATCACACTCATTTTAACCATTTACAGCAGCTCTTTCTTTACTTTCCTTGAGCTTAAAAATAGATAATTCAGTGTCATTGCTAAAGTCAGACAGATCCATGGACAGGTTACATTCAGCTCGGCTCATCCTCTGTTATTTGGCACttttttgaatggagtttggtcTGTCTTCACCGCATCTACTGTACGTTGCTAACGCTAAGCTAGCTACGCGTTGGCAGAGGCGGTAAAAACTCACCGATCAAATTGGGAACgaagaggaaaatattttcCTGCGCCATCTCGGAGGGTCCGGGCGGGTTTCAGTCGAGTCGCGGCGAATTCCTGAACGAGTCACCTTCGTAAATTCACTCGTAAACTGTGAAAACGACAGTTGAATTGGACTGAGCGATGACTTCCGCTCAGCAGATTTCtgtcaagtgaaaaaaaaagagcctgaGTTCCGGTAggtttgttttcaaaataagagcataATCCAGATAGCTAGCATTTCAGTTTATAGAAACTGACTCTGTCCTCTGACAacatatacattattcattattcaaaaacaaaaaacggatTTACTCCGTTTCTGTCTACATGATTTTATTAATTGCAAATTTGTGGCACCAGATCAAAGGAACCAGAtgaattttctgcttttatttttaaatgcacactTTCTTTTCTGgtctttgtttcctgtttctgtccagCTTGACCACAGTCATGATCTCTGCGGTGCAGCTCACTCCCCTTTAATGATTTCTCCtagaaacagactgaaaagttatttttagGGTCGTGGTGtttttcttcagctccttctgaGGCCCGGCACAGTCCAGTGGAGGCTCGGTGTCACcgggaaaagagaaaacacagagatttAATCCATGATAAAGGTCAAACTCACCAGAGAACAAACATCCAGTTTAATATCACACGTTTCACATGAAGAAAACAGCTGGAAATAcaaatttcaaaaataaaaatttgttcACTTAAATTTAGAATAAAATGATGTGATTTTGAACAAAGAGGTTTCTGCTGTGAGCTACTggagtttacacacacacacacacacacacacacacacagtcgacAGTCAGGAAACCACAAAACGcaataaaacaaaccaacacttctgcttttgttcatttatttctccAAAATTATTTCGTTACGTTTCTGTACAACTCACTTTTCCAACACTCCTCCAAACATTTTTGCACTGAACCTGAACATTTGAAACTCAGCCTCCTGctgtctgacagacacacatccaTCCTGCtctccacacaaacaccaccatcatcctcatcctcctcatcctcacagCTGCTCCTGTCCATTAACCTGCTGGCCACAAGCAACAAAGCAGTCAgggggtgtttttttgttgttgttgttgttttttttttgggggggggggggggggggggggggtagtttCCAGCCTTCAGAGGCCGAGTTCATcctacagaaacatttaaaactgcacCAGGAAAATGATGGACCCAAACAGAAACGAGGAATTATCTGATGAAGTTTCACTTTTTGGGAAATTTACTTGTTGGCCATCGACtcgttttcatttttgttttcagtttttgtcagACTCCAGATTTTTTCTGAATTTGCTGTAATTTCAAACTGAATATTTCCCAttgctgcaactaatgattggtgtgattactgattaatctgccaattatttctTCAATTAATCGATTGTTTCGTCTATAAAATGCCAGAGAACTGAGCAGTAAGTTGCAGTTTCACACTAATGTGcttcttctcatctgactctggagaaaaaagtaaacatgaaAATTTCCCAAAAAATAATTATACATCATTCTGACaatgagacaaaacacagaaatcctAAAGTCAGTATCCACACCGTCAGTGAACTGTTCCCACTGTGAACACGTGCGCTGCCGAGGTCACAATCACATCTGAACGTGTCTGACTTCATCGTCCCCGGTGCAGCTTTAATTTGGCAAAAATAACCCGGTCCAGGAATGATCAGCGCTGAAActcagcacaaaaaaagaagtttaaaaaagtagaagaagaaaaagttggCAAAGTTCAGAGTTCATCCACCCCCGGCCAGCAGATTCCTACACAACACTGATCGTCTCTTAGTGTCTCCACGTGGGATTAAAGTCCAGCATGTCCTGTGGTGATGTGTCCGCGGAGGGAAAActcaaaaggaaaagagaaatttTACAGCTTCCACTGTGAAGGTGGCGTCAGTGAGGAGTTTCTGCCTCCTCACGCTCTCTCATCTCCTCAATGTCAACATTTGCACAAATTGCACAAAAAATTTAGCAAAAGCCGAgaaataagcttttttttttaaaaccacctAAACATTCTTTTACTATCAGTGCAAATGAGGTAGACATGACAACTAAAGACAGCATCAGATCACACTGAGGTCGGCTCTCTGCAGCAGTGATGGAGGCTCccgagaaacaaaaacacaaacgaaaagaaaaaaatcaaactgaaatccTGATTTATTTTCCACCTGTCGAGACGCCGCTGCAGAAAGTGACCGCATGATTTTATTTCTACCCATTCGGACTGTGCAAAACCAAATGATGAGGTGTTTATTTAGAACAGAGGAGAGTGGAGTTCTGTACAGAGGACCAATGCGCCCAATACCACGGGCTAAAGTCATCACAGGATAAATAATCACATGTAAAAGAAAGTTTGTGAAATAattcaagatgtttttttaaagctga
The window above is part of the Toxotes jaculatrix isolate fToxJac2 chromosome 18, fToxJac2.pri, whole genome shotgun sequence genome. Proteins encoded here:
- the cdipt gene encoding CDP-diacylglycerol--inositol 3-phosphatidyltransferase; the protein is MAQENIFLFVPNLIGYARVVLALLSFYLMPCCPWPAVFCYLLSALLDAFDGHAARALNQSTKFGAMLDMLTDRCATMCLLVNLSLLYPSYTFLFQLSMCLDIASHWLHLHSSTIKGSASHKTIDLSGNPVLRVYYTSKPVLFVMCMGNELFFCLLYVLYHVPEPVAWFYWLLGLCGTICLLKSGISLLHLITASQNMAAMDAAEREKTVKKQ